In Fundidesulfovibrio putealis DSM 16056, a genomic segment contains:
- the pgm gene encoding phosphoglucomutase (alpha-D-glucose-1,6-bisphosphate-dependent), protein MSVSPLAGHTAPRSMLVNVPKLVSAYYSLQPDPADKSQAVAFGTSGHRGSSFAGSFNQNHIWATTQAICDYRAAKRITGPLYIGMDTHALSAPAMISALEVLAANGVEVRMCWDGYTPTPVISHAILGWNRSKPTALADGIVITPSHNPPQDGGFKYNPPAGGPADTDITKAVEKLANAYLANSLTGVKRVTFEKALKAPNVKAHDFITPYVADLENVVDIAAIKASGLRIGVDPLGGSGIAFWKPMAERYGLDLEVVDETVDPTFGFMSVDRDGKIRMDCSSPYAMARLIGLKDSYDVAFGNDPDYDRHGIVTPTGGLMNPNHYLASAIWYLFQHRPGWRADAAVGKTLVSSAMIDRVAKALGRKLCEVPVGFKWFVDGLVDGSFGFGGEESAGASYLRKDGSVWTTDKDGFIMDLLAAEITAVTGKDPSVMYKGLTEQFGSPVYERVDAPLSEAGKKGFATLTPESVPASTLGGEPIVAKLTTAPFNGASIGGLKVVTENGWFAARPSGTEPVYKIYAESFIDAAHLKRIQDEARAMLDEAFAAAGF, encoded by the coding sequence ATGTCCGTCAGCCCCCTGGCCGGCCATACCGCCCCGCGTTCCATGCTGGTGAACGTCCCCAAGCTGGTGAGCGCCTATTACTCCCTCCAGCCCGACCCGGCGGACAAATCCCAGGCCGTGGCCTTCGGCACCTCCGGGCATCGCGGCTCCTCCTTTGCCGGGTCCTTCAACCAGAACCACATCTGGGCCACCACCCAGGCCATCTGCGACTACCGCGCCGCCAAGAGGATCACCGGGCCGCTCTACATCGGCATGGACACCCACGCCCTGTCCGCCCCGGCCATGATCTCCGCCCTGGAGGTGCTGGCCGCCAACGGCGTCGAAGTGCGCATGTGCTGGGACGGCTACACGCCCACCCCGGTCATCTCGCACGCCATCCTCGGCTGGAATCGCTCCAAGCCTACGGCCCTGGCGGACGGCATCGTCATCACGCCCTCGCACAATCCCCCCCAGGACGGCGGATTCAAGTACAATCCCCCTGCGGGAGGACCCGCCGACACCGACATCACCAAGGCCGTTGAGAAGCTGGCCAACGCCTATCTGGCCAACAGCCTCACCGGCGTGAAGCGCGTCACCTTTGAGAAGGCCCTCAAGGCTCCCAACGTGAAGGCCCATGATTTCATCACGCCTTACGTGGCCGACCTGGAGAACGTGGTTGACATCGCCGCCATCAAGGCCAGCGGGTTGCGAATCGGCGTCGATCCGTTGGGCGGCTCCGGCATCGCCTTCTGGAAGCCCATGGCCGAGCGCTACGGCCTGGATCTGGAAGTGGTGGACGAGACCGTGGACCCCACCTTCGGCTTCATGAGCGTGGACCGCGACGGCAAGATCCGCATGGACTGCTCCTCGCCCTACGCCATGGCCCGGCTCATCGGCCTCAAGGACTCCTACGACGTCGCCTTCGGCAACGACCCCGACTACGACCGCCACGGCATCGTCACCCCCACCGGCGGCCTCATGAACCCCAACCACTATCTGGCCTCGGCCATCTGGTACCTCTTCCAGCACCGGCCCGGCTGGCGCGCCGACGCCGCCGTGGGCAAGACCCTGGTGTCCAGCGCCATGATCGACCGCGTGGCCAAGGCGCTTGGACGCAAGCTGTGTGAGGTGCCCGTGGGCTTCAAGTGGTTCGTGGACGGACTGGTGGACGGAAGCTTCGGTTTCGGCGGCGAGGAGAGCGCAGGGGCCTCCTATCTGCGCAAGGACGGCTCCGTCTGGACCACGGACAAGGACGGGTTCATCATGGACCTGCTGGCCGCCGAGATCACCGCCGTCACCGGGAAAGACCCCTCGGTCATGTACAAGGGGCTCACCGAGCAGTTCGGCTCGCCCGTGTACGAGCGCGTGGACGCGCCTCTCTCCGAGGCTGGAAAGAAGGGCTTCGCCACCCTCACGCCGGAGAGCGTGCCTGCCTCCACCTTGGGCGGGGAGCCCATCGTGGCCAAGCTTACCACCGCCCCTTTCAACGGCGCCAGCATCGGCGGCCTCAAGGTGGTAACAGAGAACGGCTGGTTCGCGGCCCGCCCTTCGGGGACTGAACCTGTGTATAAGATCTACGCCGAGAGCTTCATCGACGCGGCGCACCTGAAGCGCATCCAGGATGAAGCACGCGCCATGTTGGACGAAGCCTTTGCGGCGGCAGGGTTTTAG
- a CDS encoding type II toxin-antitoxin system RelE/ParE family toxin, with translation MADGKEPFGLWFRALKDVRAKAAILKRIERLEAGNFGACKPCREGVCELVIDLGPGYRVYYGILGKEIVLLLCAGDKSTQQTDIAKAIEYLMDFKERSK, from the coding sequence ATGGCAGACGGCAAGGAGCCATTTGGTCTCTGGTTCAGGGCGTTGAAGGATGTGAGGGCCAAGGCTGCGATCTTGAAACGAATCGAGCGCCTGGAAGCCGGGAACTTCGGAGCCTGCAAGCCGTGCCGGGAAGGTGTCTGTGAATTGGTGATTGATCTCGGCCCAGGCTACAGGGTCTACTACGGAATACTGGGCAAGGAGATCGTCCTGTTGCTCTGTGCCGGTGACAAAAGCACGCAACAGACAGACATCGCGAAGGCCATCGAGTACCTGATGGATTTCAAGGAGCGTTCGAAATGA
- a CDS encoding HDOD domain-containing protein, with protein MSEDLKLERKDQILAVKDLPTLPKVLDEVSRLVKDPDSSTEQMAKLIAMDQVLSAKVLKMVNSPIYGFPGRISSIHHALVLLGFNVLRGVIVSTSVMDIMNQNMVGLWEHSVGCALASSTIARHVGLKDVEDVSVAGLLHDLGKVVTAIQLPDLKTGVEAMVKARDMTYLDAEKALMGFGHDRVNAWIADHWKLPPSIKEGMSYHHKPQLARLYPEAACCVHLGDFMVRVFEYGSGGDDNVLYLEPDALKKLKLKPADLETILDQLSEQFLEIADLSFV; from the coding sequence ATGAGCGAGGACCTGAAACTCGAACGCAAGGACCAGATCCTGGCCGTAAAGGACCTGCCCACCCTGCCCAAGGTGCTGGACGAGGTCTCGCGCCTGGTCAAGGACCCCGACTCCTCCACGGAGCAGATGGCCAAGCTCATTGCCATGGACCAGGTGCTCTCCGCCAAGGTCCTCAAGATGGTCAACTCGCCCATTTACGGATTCCCCGGGCGCATAAGCTCCATACACCACGCGCTTGTGCTGCTCGGCTTCAACGTGCTGCGAGGCGTCATCGTCTCCACCTCGGTCATGGACATCATGAACCAGAACATGGTGGGCCTGTGGGAGCACTCCGTGGGCTGCGCGCTGGCCAGCTCCACCATCGCCCGCCACGTGGGCCTCAAAGACGTGGAGGACGTGTCCGTGGCCGGGCTGCTGCACGACCTGGGCAAGGTGGTCACCGCCATCCAGCTGCCAGACCTCAAGACCGGGGTGGAAGCCATGGTCAAGGCCAGGGACATGACCTACCTGGACGCCGAAAAGGCCCTGATGGGCTTCGGGCACGACCGCGTGAATGCCTGGATCGCCGACCACTGGAAGCTGCCCCCCAGCATCAAGGAAGGCATGAGCTACCACCACAAGCCGCAGCTGGCGCGGCTGTACCCGGAGGCGGCCTGCTGCGTGCACCTGGGCGACTTTATGGTGCGTGTGTTCGAGTACGGCTCCGGCGGAGACGACAACGTCCTGTACCTGGAGCCGGACGCCCTCAAGAAGCTCAAGCTCAAGCCCGCCGACCTGGAAACCATCCTGGACCAGCTCTCCGAGCAGTTCCTGGAAATCGCCGACCTGAGCTTCGTGTAA
- a CDS encoding type II 3-dehydroquinate dehydratase, whose amino-acid sequence MTKCRILVLNGPNLGHIGKRQPEIYGSRGMDDLGLMVGESLGEAAGRIELSFFQANGEGQLIDRLEQAWRDKLDGVAFNAGAFTHTSLALADCLAWIGIPCVEVHLSNIFARTDQPLRQQSLMGRSAIGVVAGFGMMSYVLAVSALWQHWLTKNS is encoded by the coding sequence ATGACCAAATGCCGCATTCTGGTTCTCAACGGCCCGAACCTGGGGCACATCGGCAAGCGCCAGCCCGAGATTTACGGATCCAGGGGCATGGACGACCTGGGCCTGATGGTGGGCGAGTCCCTGGGCGAGGCGGCCGGGCGCATCGAGCTGTCGTTCTTCCAGGCCAACGGGGAAGGGCAGCTGATCGACCGGCTGGAACAGGCCTGGCGCGACAAGCTCGACGGCGTGGCCTTCAACGCCGGGGCCTTCACCCACACCAGCCTGGCCCTGGCCGACTGCCTGGCCTGGATTGGCATCCCCTGCGTGGAGGTGCACCTGTCCAATATTTTCGCCCGCACGGACCAGCCCCTTCGCCAGCAGAGCCTGATGGGCCGCAGCGCCATCGGGGTTGTTGCGGGTTTCGGCATGATGAGCTATGTCCTCGCGGTTTCCGCCCTGTGGCAACACTGGCTTACCAAGAACAGTTGA
- the yihA gene encoding ribosome biogenesis GTP-binding protein YihA/YsxC — MRKILHLEKTIYGQADLVAPDAPQIALAGRSNVGKSSLLNRLAGRKQLAKTSSTPGKTQSINLYRIEPGDVYLVDLPGYGYARRSKEERAKWAELIERYLSGTAWLRAVAVLLDCRLTPQASDLDMVAWLRASDIPVIGVLTKIDKCKKREQQSQQNRWAGLLGGEKPVLFSSVTGAGYEDLWRRIDIRLGIGEDQPAAASEGTPEIETPASGNPES; from the coding sequence ATGCGCAAGATACTTCATCTCGAAAAGACCATCTACGGACAGGCCGACCTCGTCGCCCCCGACGCACCCCAGATCGCCCTGGCAGGGCGCTCCAACGTGGGCAAGTCCTCGCTGCTCAACAGGCTTGCCGGACGCAAGCAGCTGGCCAAGACCAGCTCCACCCCCGGCAAGACCCAGAGCATCAATCTGTACCGCATCGAACCGGGCGACGTCTATCTGGTGGACCTGCCCGGCTACGGGTACGCGCGCCGCTCCAAGGAGGAGCGCGCCAAGTGGGCCGAGCTCATCGAACGGTATCTCTCGGGCACCGCCTGGCTGCGCGCCGTGGCCGTGCTGCTGGACTGCCGCCTGACGCCCCAGGCCAGCGACCTGGACATGGTGGCCTGGCTGCGCGCCTCGGACATCCCCGTTATCGGCGTGCTCACCAAGATCGACAAGTGCAAGAAGCGCGAGCAGCAATCCCAGCAGAACCGCTGGGCCGGGCTCCTGGGCGGCGAGAAGCCGGTGCTGTTCTCCTCCGTGACCGGAGCAGGCTACGAGGATCTCTGGCGACGCATCGACATCCGCCTGGGCATTGGCGAGGACCAGCCTGCCGCTGCCTCAGAGGGTACGCCTGAAATCGAGACGCCCGCAAGCGGCAACCCGGAATCCTGA
- a CDS encoding tyrosine recombinase XerC, with protein MSSTSASPPEEPLRLPDTAQGFLAWLAVEKGYAQATLAAYESDLQYFEQHLKSRGRSLASPRDITRRDIQGFLAEQHRAKQAKTSMSRRLSCLRGFFKHLIRRGVIAKSPTDGLSNPKLSKPHPKSLNVDQAFALLDSPASQPGDPEALRDAALAELLYGSGLRVSEALGLTLNDVDLSARIARVTGKGSKQRLAPLSDTGADALKAYLAVRHAFSPEPAEQAIFLGQRGKPLQRRQANRILEALSAKAGLPTAISPHVLRHSFASHMLQSGADMRAVQELLGHSRLSTTQRYTHLNLAQLTQSYDKAHPRSKGMGEKKEEE; from the coding sequence ATGTCCTCGACCAGCGCCTCTCCTCCTGAAGAGCCCCTGCGGCTCCCCGACACCGCACAAGGCTTTCTGGCCTGGCTGGCCGTGGAAAAGGGCTACGCCCAGGCCACCCTTGCGGCCTACGAGTCGGACCTGCAATACTTCGAGCAACACTTGAAGAGTCGTGGCCGCTCGCTGGCTTCACCGCGCGACATAACCCGCCGCGATATCCAGGGATTTCTGGCAGAACAGCACCGCGCCAAGCAGGCCAAGACCTCCATGTCGCGCAGGCTGTCCTGTCTGCGCGGCTTCTTCAAGCACCTCATCCGCCGGGGCGTGATCGCCAAAAGCCCCACCGACGGGCTCTCCAACCCCAAGCTCTCCAAGCCGCATCCAAAGAGCCTGAACGTTGACCAGGCCTTCGCCCTGCTGGACTCCCCGGCCAGCCAGCCGGGCGACCCGGAAGCGCTGCGCGACGCGGCCCTGGCCGAACTGCTCTACGGCTCAGGCCTGCGCGTGAGCGAGGCCCTGGGGCTGACGCTGAACGACGTGGACCTCTCAGCGCGCATCGCGCGCGTGACCGGCAAAGGCAGCAAACAGCGCCTCGCCCCGCTCTCCGACACCGGCGCCGACGCATTGAAAGCCTATCTGGCCGTGCGACACGCCTTCTCGCCGGAACCCGCCGAGCAGGCCATATTTCTCGGCCAGCGCGGCAAGCCCTTGCAGCGCCGTCAGGCCAACCGCATTTTGGAAGCTTTGAGCGCCAAGGCCGGACTGCCCACGGCCATCAGCCCGCACGTGCTGCGACACAGCTTCGCCAGCCACATGCTGCAATCCGGCGCGGACATGCGGGCCGTGCAGGAGCTGCTCGGGCATTCGCGGCTCTCCACCACGCAGCGCTACACGCACCTGAATCTGGCGCAGCTCACCCAGAGCTACGACAAGGCGCACCCGAGGTCGAAGGGCATGGGCGAGAAGAAGGAAGAAGAGTAG
- the efp gene encoding elongation factor P, producing the protein MLSTTDFRRGLKIELDNIPYEIVDFQHVKPGKGGAFVRTKLKNMLNGRVVENTFRSGEKMEKPDMENKSMQYLYQDGTGFVFMDMESYEQFSVEKDVLGDKGGYLVDGMELTMLLYRGKPLDMDLPASVVLEVTHTEPGVKGDTVSGATKPATLATGITVTVPLFVNEGEKIKVDTRTGTYLGRV; encoded by the coding sequence ATGCTTTCCACCACTGACTTCCGCCGCGGCCTCAAGATCGAGCTGGACAACATCCCCTACGAGATCGTGGATTTCCAGCACGTAAAGCCCGGAAAGGGCGGAGCATTCGTGCGCACCAAGCTGAAGAACATGCTCAACGGCCGCGTGGTGGAGAACACCTTCCGTTCCGGCGAGAAGATGGAAAAGCCCGACATGGAGAACAAGTCCATGCAGTACCTCTACCAGGACGGCACCGGCTTCGTGTTCATGGACATGGAAAGCTACGAGCAGTTCTCCGTGGAGAAGGACGTCCTGGGCGACAAGGGCGGCTATCTGGTGGACGGCATGGAGCTGACCATGCTGCTGTACCGGGGCAAGCCCCTGGACATGGACCTGCCCGCCTCCGTGGTGCTGGAAGTCACCCACACCGAGCCCGGCGTCAAGGGCGACACCGTGAGCGGCGCCACCAAGCCCGCCACCCTGGCCACCGGCATCACCGTGACCGTGCCCCTGTTCGTGAACGAAGGGGAGAAGATCAAGGTGGACACCCGGACCGGCACGTACCTGGGCCGCGTGTAG
- a CDS encoding undecaprenyl-diphosphate phosphatase, translated as MDPWLSTIILGIVEGLTEFLPVSSTGHLILTGVLLGHSGDKAASYDIIIQLGAILAVVVLYRDRFAALAFPKARQRFAGRRGLTLLFLTCLPAALLGLFARGMIKAHLFQPLPVALALIAGAILIFIVESKKTAWEKYHDLDDVSPSLALGIGLFQCLSLWPGFSRSASTILGGMILGARRKLAVEYSFISSVPIMMAATGYEIFKSWDQFSVGDLQFLGVGFVVSFLSAWLAIKWFIGLVSRVTLRPFAIYRILLAVAVFFFWPN; from the coding sequence ATGGACCCGTGGCTTAGCACTATAATTCTCGGCATCGTCGAAGGCCTGACCGAATTTCTGCCCGTATCCTCCACGGGCCACCTCATCCTGACGGGCGTGCTGCTCGGGCACTCCGGCGACAAAGCCGCCTCCTACGACATCATCATCCAGCTCGGGGCCATCCTCGCCGTGGTGGTGCTGTACCGCGACCGCTTCGCGGCGCTCGCCTTCCCCAAGGCCAGGCAGCGCTTCGCCGGACGGCGCGGGCTGACGCTCCTGTTCCTGACCTGCCTGCCCGCCGCCCTGCTCGGCCTGTTCGCGCGCGGCATGATCAAGGCGCACCTGTTCCAGCCGCTGCCGGTGGCCCTGGCCCTGATTGCGGGTGCGATCCTTATTTTCATCGTCGAGAGCAAAAAGACAGCCTGGGAAAAATACCACGACCTGGACGACGTCTCCCCGTCCCTGGCCCTGGGCATCGGCCTGTTCCAGTGCCTCTCGCTGTGGCCGGGCTTCTCCCGCTCGGCATCCACCATCCTGGGCGGCATGATCCTCGGCGCCAGGAGAAAGCTGGCCGTCGAGTACTCCTTCATAAGCTCGGTGCCCATCATGATGGCCGCCACCGGTTACGAGATCTTCAAGAGCTGGGACCAGTTCAGCGTGGGCGACCTCCAATTCCTGGGCGTGGGCTTCGTGGTGTCCTTCCTGTCGGCCTGGCTGGCCATCAAGTGGTTCATCGGGCTGGTCAGCCGCGTGACCCTGCGCCCCTTCGCGATCTACCGCATCCTGCTGGCCGTGGCCGTGTTTTTCTTTTGGCCCAATTAA
- a CDS encoding LolA family protein, whose protein sequence is MILRTIAILAALTLATSGNAFAAAAQDVAALADKVQKQYQALTSFSADFVQVLDNAASKEKDTRSGRLVFAQPALIRWETEKPEKELLVVGKDAVWNAFPEEKAAYRYSVEEVLGSKTMLRFLSGKGNLREDFHVEQEKDAPEGQAKLRLVPREAEPSLVLAYAWVDLKTNMLSRIAIEDFYGNINDVSLNNVKMNPAVSREQFQYTPPKDYGIFDNTGVPAKPKP, encoded by the coding sequence ATGATTCTTCGCACTATCGCAATCCTGGCCGCCCTGACCCTGGCCACGTCGGGCAACGCCTTCGCGGCGGCCGCCCAGGACGTTGCCGCCCTGGCGGACAAGGTCCAGAAGCAGTACCAGGCCCTGACCTCCTTCTCGGCGGACTTCGTCCAGGTGCTGGACAACGCCGCCAGCAAGGAGAAAGACACTCGCAGCGGGCGGCTGGTATTCGCCCAGCCCGCGCTCATCCGCTGGGAGACCGAGAAGCCCGAGAAGGAACTCCTGGTGGTGGGCAAGGACGCCGTGTGGAACGCTTTCCCCGAAGAAAAAGCCGCCTACCGCTACTCCGTGGAGGAGGTGCTCGGCTCCAAGACCATGCTGCGTTTCCTCTCCGGCAAGGGCAACCTGCGCGAGGACTTCCATGTGGAGCAGGAGAAGGACGCCCCCGAAGGCCAGGCCAAGCTGCGGCTGGTGCCGCGCGAGGCCGAACCGAGCCTGGTGCTGGCCTACGCCTGGGTGGACCTGAAGACCAACATGCTCTCGCGCATCGCCATAGAAGACTTCTACGGCAACATAAACGACGTGAGCTTAAACAACGTGAAGATGAACCCCGCCGTCTCCAGGGAGCAGTTCCAATACACGCCGCCCAAAGACTACGGCATCTTCGACAATACGGGCGTTCCCGCCAAACCCAAGCCGTAG
- a CDS encoding addiction module antidote protein, whose amino-acid sequence MNSATKASVSHHDAVVAELRDDPELAVEYLKATLEEDDEVALRIGLRRLAQAYGVQEIADKAGLRRENLYRALSPKGNPTVKTLTSILRALGLRLSVERAHDKAGAH is encoded by the coding sequence ATGAATAGCGCGACCAAGGCAAGCGTCAGCCACCATGATGCGGTCGTGGCGGAATTGCGGGATGACCCGGAACTGGCGGTTGAATACCTGAAAGCAACCCTGGAAGAAGATGATGAGGTTGCGCTTCGCATCGGCCTTCGCCGTCTTGCTCAGGCCTACGGAGTGCAGGAAATAGCCGACAAAGCCGGACTGCGTCGGGAGAATCTGTACCGGGCGCTTTCGCCCAAGGGGAACCCGACGGTCAAGACGCTCACGTCCATCCTGCGGGCGCTTGGCCTGCGCTTAAGCGTGGAACGCGCCCACGACAAGGCCGGAGCGCACTAA
- a CDS encoding GGDEF domain-containing protein, protein MTPQDACRLPRTQKVYLLSANTELRDTLVGLWDHNHLEVIHFDRGRGAIEVLFNELPDLLIVDHDLPDMAGLDVVNLVKSENVYRQLPVILAIREETLLSKADWCGAEVDDLIIIPSTPARLKARIFLTITRASRAFDANPLSKLPGNTSIIQRIQEMIDRQEDFALAYADLDYFKSFNDKYGFSRGDEVLMMSARIIVNTIRGFTGVRSFVGHVGGDDFVFILPPDKVELACQRIVENFDSIVPHFYDEEDRAKGYIQSTDREGNMRTFPLMAISIAVVLNIGGRLKHYGEASQIAMTLKKKAKENPKSSYVLDQRLSS, encoded by the coding sequence ATGACGCCCCAGGACGCCTGCCGCCTGCCCCGCACTCAGAAGGTCTACCTGCTCTCAGCGAACACTGAACTCAGGGACACCCTCGTCGGGCTCTGGGACCACAACCATCTGGAGGTCATCCACTTCGACCGGGGGCGCGGAGCCATCGAGGTGCTCTTCAACGAGCTGCCCGACCTGCTCATCGTGGACCACGACCTGCCGGACATGGCGGGGCTCGACGTGGTGAACCTGGTCAAGAGCGAGAACGTCTATCGCCAGCTGCCGGTGATCCTGGCCATCCGCGAGGAGACGCTGCTCTCCAAGGCGGACTGGTGCGGCGCTGAAGTGGACGACCTGATCATCATTCCGTCCACGCCCGCCCGACTCAAGGCGCGCATCTTCCTGACCATCACCCGCGCCTCGCGCGCCTTCGACGCCAACCCGCTCTCCAAGCTGCCGGGCAACACCTCCATCATCCAGCGCATCCAGGAGATGATCGACCGCCAGGAAGACTTCGCCCTGGCCTACGCCGACCTGGACTACTTCAAGAGCTTCAACGACAAGTACGGCTTCTCGCGCGGGGACGAGGTGCTCATGATGAGCGCGCGCATCATTGTGAACACCATCCGGGGCTTCACCGGGGTGCGCTCCTTCGTTGGGCACGTGGGCGGCGACGACTTCGTGTTCATCCTGCCGCCCGACAAGGTGGAGCTGGCCTGCCAGCGCATCGTGGAAAACTTCGACTCCATCGTCCCCCACTTCTACGACGAGGAAGACCGCGCCAAAGGCTACATCCAGTCCACCGACCGCGAAGGCAACATGCGCACCTTCCCGCTCATGGCCATCTCCATCGCCGTGGTGCTGAATATCGGCGGACGCCTCAAGCACTACGGCGAGGCCTCGCAGATCGCCATGACGCTCAAGAAGAAGGCCAAGGAGAACCCCAAGAGCTCCTATGTCCTCGACCAGCGCCTCTCCTCCTGA
- a CDS encoding DNA translocase FtsK has translation MEELVGVTFVFAAAFLVLALYSFDRADQVPMLQTAGPHGVTNLMGVAGSALAGYLVWMFGLAAWFVPALMVYAGVRRLFPLVGITRRHWAGLFGLFLVCLVALGSDWPGPGLSVNQVAGGGALGGALYRIGAGIIHPVGMYLLATFLAVVSVQLFVGLSWQEQASRLKAFLDGVWAIVSPPVMRFLFGPGYGQNGQGERNGQPDAYDDDDELEDAPAVAVAPVRQEQPASKRPARQEKPVKPKSKPFFRPSPGADGLPPMELLTMPPPQTGGPSEDMLRSQAASLITCLNDFGIQGEVMRIVPGPVVTMFEIKPAPGVKVSRIAGLSNDIALAMKAMAVRIEAPIPGRDTVGVEIPNAKRQTVYLRDIMESREFSNSPSKLTLCIGKDIQGLPFTADLARMPHLLVAGATGSGKSVCINAILLSILYKAQPEEVKLLLIDPKRIELAMYADLPHLVHPVVTDMSMAKSALDWCVREMDKRYEAMAVMGVRNIDGYNEKVAKLIANPGPDVEVVEPMPYLVLIIDELADLMMTASKEVEISIVRLAQLARAAGIHLILATQRPSVDVVTGLIKANFPTRISFQVTSKHDARTILDTVGAEHLLGRGDMLFKPSGAKVLRMHGAFVSDEETSQVVEYWKERQAPSYLMDLASWGDEANGEGGVFGGDGDGESLSDPIYPQALEFVMEQGKASISLIQRRFRIGFNRAARFIEQMERDGLLGPADGSKPRVVLKDRS, from the coding sequence TTGGAGGAACTGGTCGGAGTGACGTTCGTCTTCGCGGCGGCGTTTCTCGTCCTGGCCCTGTACTCCTTCGACCGGGCCGATCAGGTCCCCATGCTTCAGACTGCGGGGCCGCACGGCGTCACCAACCTGATGGGCGTGGCAGGCTCGGCGCTGGCGGGCTATCTGGTATGGATGTTCGGCCTGGCGGCGTGGTTCGTCCCGGCGCTCATGGTCTATGCTGGCGTGCGTCGCCTCTTCCCCTTGGTTGGCATCACGCGCAGGCATTGGGCCGGGCTCTTCGGCCTGTTCCTGGTGTGCCTGGTGGCCCTGGGGTCGGACTGGCCCGGACCGGGGCTCTCCGTGAACCAGGTGGCTGGCGGCGGCGCGCTGGGGGGCGCGCTGTACCGCATCGGCGCGGGCATCATCCATCCCGTGGGCATGTACCTGCTGGCCACGTTCCTGGCCGTGGTGTCGGTGCAGCTGTTCGTGGGGCTCTCCTGGCAGGAGCAGGCTTCCCGGCTCAAAGCCTTCCTGGACGGCGTGTGGGCCATTGTCAGCCCCCCGGTCATGCGTTTCCTGTTCGGTCCCGGCTACGGCCAGAATGGGCAGGGCGAGAGGAACGGACAGCCGGATGCGTATGACGATGACGACGAACTCGAGGACGCCCCGGCTGTCGCAGTCGCGCCCGTGCGGCAGGAGCAGCCCGCGTCCAAGCGCCCGGCACGGCAGGAAAAGCCCGTCAAGCCCAAATCCAAGCCGTTTTTCCGGCCCTCTCCCGGAGCCGACGGCCTGCCGCCAATGGAACTGCTCACCATGCCGCCGCCGCAGACGGGCGGCCCATCCGAAGACATGCTGCGCTCCCAGGCGGCCAGCCTGATCACCTGCCTGAACGATTTCGGCATCCAGGGCGAAGTGATGCGCATCGTGCCCGGCCCGGTGGTCACCATGTTCGAGATCAAGCCCGCGCCGGGCGTGAAGGTCAGCCGCATCGCCGGGCTCTCCAACGACATCGCCCTGGCCATGAAGGCCATGGCCGTGCGCATCGAGGCTCCGATACCCGGGCGAGACACAGTGGGCGTGGAGATCCCCAACGCCAAGCGCCAGACCGTCTACCTGCGCGACATCATGGAGTCGCGCGAGTTCTCGAACTCGCCCTCCAAGCTTACCCTGTGCATCGGCAAGGACATCCAGGGCCTGCCCTTCACCGCCGATCTGGCGCGCATGCCCCACCTGCTGGTGGCGGGCGCGACCGGCAGCGGCAAGAGCGTGTGCATCAACGCCATCCTGCTCTCCATCCTCTACAAGGCCCAGCCCGAAGAGGTGAAGCTCCTGCTCATCGACCCAAAGCGCATCGAGCTTGCCATGTACGCCGACCTGCCGCATCTGGTGCATCCGGTGGTCACGGACATGTCCATGGCCAAGTCCGCGCTGGACTGGTGCGTGCGCGAGATGGACAAGCGCTACGAGGCCATGGCCGTGATGGGCGTGCGAAACATCGACGGCTACAACGAGAAGGTGGCCAAGCTTATCGCCAATCCCGGCCCGGATGTGGAAGTGGTGGAGCCCATGCCCTATCTGGTGCTCATCATCGACGAGCTGGCCGACCTCATGATGACCGCCTCCAAGGAAGTGGAAATCTCCATCGTGCGTCTGGCCCAGCTGGCGCGCGCGGCGGGCATCCACCTGATCCTGGCCACCCAGCGCCCCAGCGTGGACGTGGTCACCGGCCTCATCAAGGCCAACTTTCCCACGCGCATCTCCTTTCAGGTAACCAGCAAGCACGACGCGCGGACCATATTGGACACCGTGGGCGCGGAACACCTGCTGGGCCGGGGCGACATGCTGTTCAAGCCCAGCGGAGCCAAGGTCCTGCGCATGCACGGGGCCTTCGTCTCCGACGAGGAGACCTCCCAGGTGGTGGAATACTGGAAGGAGCGCCAGGCCCCCAGCTACCTCATGGATCTTGCCAGCTGGGGCGACGAGGCGAATGGAGAGGGCGGCGTGTTCGGCGGCGATGGCGACGGCGAATCCCTGTCCGACCCGATCTATCCCCAGGCCCTGGAGTTCGTCATGGAGCAGGGCAAGGCGTCCATATCGCTTATCCAGCGGCGCTTCCGCATCGGGTTCAACCGGGCGGCCCGCTTCATCGAGCAGATGGAGCGCGACGGCCTCCTGGGGCCTGCCGACGGCAGCAAACCCAGGGTCGTTCTCAAGGACAGGAGCTAG